One segment of Halorubellus sp. JP-L1 DNA contains the following:
- a CDS encoding DUF4129 domain-containing protein, translated as MDQDLYRAALAVACVIAVVLGASLFPATGFGANPVPAGSSGPGGVGTGTATATATETPTTTDTDASTTKTQKDETATDTATSSRDDVATTTEAPAYDDAASGGEQGAWLAFGTVLFGGTALFLVAAVGLGRHHRRRNPSEWDLPSAPHLRLLAYVRRIPQTSLAFVMFAGTNAPDILDGFADRFGAATSGFGAMARALGGAGAAIGGSLLKVPGGFVGAVGGLGRGIGSFSLGLSALATSVGSGGLFGRSTDAANEDPRSGATDTETADTEPADPDPPASVREAWDRLQSDLGVSGRDGATPGEIARAAIDRGLPMDAVRSLTRAFRDVRYGGLPDDGERVSVARDAYERVRAALRGESS; from the coding sequence GTGGACCAGGACCTGTATCGAGCGGCGCTCGCAGTCGCGTGCGTAATCGCGGTCGTGCTCGGCGCGAGCCTCTTCCCCGCGACGGGGTTCGGAGCGAACCCGGTCCCCGCGGGTAGCAGCGGACCCGGCGGCGTCGGCACCGGTACCGCCACCGCGACCGCCACGGAGACGCCGACGACCACCGACACCGACGCGTCGACGACGAAGACCCAGAAGGACGAAACGGCGACCGACACGGCGACGAGTTCGCGAGACGACGTAGCGACGACGACCGAGGCACCCGCGTACGACGACGCGGCCTCGGGCGGCGAGCAAGGCGCCTGGCTCGCGTTCGGCACCGTCCTGTTCGGCGGGACGGCCCTCTTCCTCGTCGCCGCGGTCGGTCTCGGCCGGCATCACCGCCGCCGGAACCCCTCCGAGTGGGACCTGCCGTCGGCGCCACACCTCCGGCTGCTGGCGTACGTACGACGCATCCCGCAAACGTCGCTCGCGTTCGTGATGTTCGCGGGAACGAACGCGCCCGACATCCTCGACGGGTTCGCCGACCGCTTCGGCGCCGCGACCAGCGGGTTCGGAGCGATGGCGCGCGCCCTCGGGGGAGCCGGCGCCGCGATCGGTGGGAGTCTACTGAAAGTACCCGGTGGGTTCGTCGGCGCCGTCGGCGGCCTCGGCCGTGGCATCGGGTCGTTCTCGCTCGGCCTCTCCGCACTCGCGACCTCGGTGGGGTCGGGCGGCCTGTTCGGGCGCAGCACGGACGCGGCCAACGAGGACCCGCGGAGTGGCGCGACCGACACCGAGACCGCCGACACGGAGCCGGCCGATCCCGACCCGCCGGCGTCCGTCCGCGAGGCGTGGGACCGCCTCCAGTCGGACCTCGGCGTCTCTGGACGGGACGGCGCGACGCCCGGCGAGATCGCGCGCGCGGCGATCGACCGCGGCCTGCCGATGGACGCCGTCCGGTCGTTGACGCGAGCGTTCCGGGACGTCCGCTACGGTGGCCTGCCGGACGACGGCGAACGCGTCTCGGTCGCCCGGGACGCGTACGAGCGCGTGCGGGCCGCCCTGAGGGGTGAGTCATCGTGA
- a CDS encoding PGF-CTERM sorting domain-containing protein yields MQRVTTVLVLLLVAGTPAGSVLGASTHAGPGPSATTTGAAQVDAAAADGAPADEVVHQTASSVGTPRSAPASSDPTIVERTRLNSTLSVPGRVTITYEYELPTSLSEFRMQAPFFADDAVQSLQTDDFERTGETEFTWSEDTQTPSVTVTTSVDQGELTSDAVGVETDAFAFVEFPATYVSWRYFGTEPTFTTTGEVAGDGVASRAFAVAGETTAESVAAGDRTVDVVLAGDASSQSTPAAYGDVFRLGDRELVDGAEGVDDDGDDHDDGDDGPQSVVYVLPEDAFAYEYPWAGRAQYDSFFVQDSASTVERVESTPYHEYVHVRMATFGEDSSAWLNEALAEYYGHLLAMNAGDGDWSEFQEALAVTRDEYRDAKLADTATWDREPVDYEKGSLVAAALDAEIRNRTGGARTLQDVLAYRYGDDDPYGDLRTYEDFSAAVVAVTDDESMRAWLDEYVAGESTPPVPSDPDRFVLNASMDSDGDGVENRREVQTNPFESDTDGDGIDDGEDAYPTDDTRYEASTTTEEPTTVATSATPTTTVRTTEKPTTKPTTTATTQTTAATGSTASTATGESAPTADDTANGDSSGGPGDGDFDPTAVPGFGPSVAVLALLAVAFIVRRRR; encoded by the coding sequence ATGCAACGGGTAACCACCGTCCTCGTCCTCCTCCTCGTCGCCGGGACGCCCGCCGGGAGCGTCCTCGGGGCGAGCACACACGCCGGTCCCGGTCCGTCCGCGACTACCACCGGCGCAGCCCAGGTGGATGCTGCGGCTGCGGACGGCGCCCCCGCGGACGAAGTCGTTCATCAGACCGCCTCGAGTGTGGGGACGCCACGCAGTGCGCCAGCGTCGAGCGACCCGACGATCGTGGAGCGAACGCGACTGAACAGCACGCTCTCGGTCCCCGGACGGGTGACGATCACGTACGAGTACGAGCTCCCGACCTCGCTCTCGGAGTTCAGGATGCAGGCACCGTTCTTCGCGGACGACGCCGTCCAGTCCCTGCAGACCGACGACTTCGAGCGGACCGGCGAGACGGAGTTCACGTGGTCCGAGGACACCCAGACGCCGTCGGTGACGGTGACGACGAGCGTCGACCAGGGCGAACTGACGAGCGACGCGGTCGGCGTGGAGACCGACGCGTTCGCGTTCGTCGAGTTCCCCGCGACGTACGTCTCCTGGCGGTACTTCGGGACGGAACCGACGTTCACCACGACCGGCGAGGTCGCCGGGGACGGCGTCGCGAGTCGCGCGTTCGCGGTCGCCGGCGAGACCACGGCCGAGTCCGTCGCCGCGGGCGATCGAACCGTCGACGTCGTCCTCGCCGGCGACGCCAGCAGCCAGTCGACGCCCGCGGCGTACGGGGACGTGTTCCGGCTCGGCGACCGCGAACTCGTCGACGGCGCCGAAGGCGTCGACGACGACGGCGACGACCACGACGACGGCGACGACGGTCCGCAGAGCGTCGTGTACGTCCTCCCAGAGGACGCGTTCGCGTACGAATATCCCTGGGCCGGGCGCGCGCAGTACGACAGCTTCTTCGTGCAGGATTCGGCGTCGACGGTCGAACGCGTCGAGAGCACGCCCTACCACGAGTACGTGCACGTCCGCATGGCGACGTTCGGCGAGGACTCCTCGGCGTGGCTGAACGAGGCGCTCGCGGAGTACTACGGCCACCTGCTGGCGATGAACGCGGGCGACGGCGACTGGAGCGAGTTCCAGGAGGCGCTGGCGGTGACGCGCGACGAGTACCGGGACGCGAAACTCGCTGACACCGCGACCTGGGACCGCGAGCCCGTGGACTACGAGAAGGGGTCGCTCGTCGCCGCGGCGCTGGACGCCGAGATACGGAACCGAACCGGGGGTGCGAGGACGCTCCAGGACGTGCTCGCGTACCGGTACGGCGACGACGACCCGTACGGCGACCTGCGGACGTACGAGGACTTCTCGGCGGCGGTCGTCGCGGTCACTGACGACGAGTCGATGCGGGCGTGGCTCGACGAGTACGTCGCGGGCGAGTCGACGCCGCCCGTCCCGAGCGACCCGGACCGGTTCGTCCTGAACGCGTCGATGGACTCCGACGGCGACGGCGTCGAGAACCGCCGCGAGGTCCAGACGAACCCGTTCGAGTCCGACACCGACGGCGACGGCATCGACGACGGCGAGGACGCCTATCCGACCGACGACACTCGGTACGAGGCGTCGACGACGACCGAGGAACCGACGACTGTGGCGACGTCCGCGACGCCGACGACGACTGTACGGACGACCGAGAAGCCGACCACGAAGCCGACCACGACGGCGACCACGCAAACCACGGCGGCCACGGGATCGACCGCGTCGACCGCAACGGGCGAGTCGGCGCCGACGGCTGACGATACGGCAAACGGCGACTCCAGTGGTGGACCCGGTGACGGAGACTTCGACCCGACCGCGGTTCCGGGATTCGGCCCGAGCGTGGCCGTCCTCGCACTGCTTGCCGTGGCGTTCATCGTCCGCCGGCGTCGCTGA
- a CDS encoding M48 family metallopeptidase yields MERDRPLVRRILLTLALILAIDAVVVGVFALLAYPWLSVVHDPIAAIVGSQAALLARWLVVFVPVLVLFVWAQLRFTKRELLADVPATDATRETHPDLHARFARLCKQADVQPPNLGVVDSSVPNSFAVGGVTDATVVVSEGLFDALSDDELDAVLAHELAHVKNRDATVMTLASFLPALVSDDRRVVNGDGAHLFVWIALTFVLYVLSSAFVPGALFSMTSVLGFVALVAISVLGGGILLGVLTAPVVLLSRRLSESREFVADRAGAVLVGDPSALVTALEKLSDRGLGRPETDARAHYRGVDGLCFLPYGLDETGDEAANDDAFTVETRSHPPTHERVANLRALADEL; encoded by the coding sequence ATGGAACGCGACAGGCCCCTCGTGCGACGCATCCTCCTCACGCTCGCCCTGATCCTGGCGATCGACGCCGTCGTCGTCGGCGTCTTCGCCCTCCTCGCGTACCCCTGGCTCTCGGTCGTCCACGACCCCATCGCGGCCATCGTCGGCTCGCAGGCCGCGCTCCTCGCCCGCTGGCTCGTGGTGTTCGTCCCCGTCCTCGTTCTCTTCGTGTGGGCGCAACTGCGCTTCACGAAGCGCGAACTCCTCGCGGACGTCCCCGCGACCGACGCCACGCGCGAGACCCACCCCGACCTCCACGCTCGATTCGCGCGACTCTGCAAGCAAGCGGACGTGCAGCCCCCGAACCTCGGCGTCGTCGATAGCAGCGTCCCTAACAGCTTCGCGGTCGGCGGCGTGACGGACGCGACCGTCGTCGTCTCCGAGGGCCTCTTCGACGCGCTCTCGGACGACGAACTGGACGCCGTCCTCGCCCACGAACTCGCGCACGTCAAGAACCGCGACGCGACCGTGATGACGCTCGCGAGCTTCCTCCCGGCGCTCGTCAGCGACGACCGCCGCGTCGTGAACGGCGACGGTGCGCACCTCTTCGTCTGGATCGCCCTCACGTTCGTCCTCTACGTGTTATCGTCCGCGTTCGTCCCCGGGGCCCTGTTCTCGATGACCTCCGTCCTCGGGTTCGTCGCGCTCGTCGCCATCTCCGTCCTCGGCGGAGGCATCCTCCTCGGCGTCCTCACGGCCCCCGTCGTCCTCCTCTCCCGGCGGCTCTCCGAGAGCCGGGAGTTCGTCGCCGACCGCGCCGGCGCCGTCCTCGTCGGCGACCCGAGCGCGCTCGTCACCGCGCTCGAGAAACTCAGCGACCGCGGCCTCGGCCGCCCCGAGACCGACGCCCGTGCACACTACCGGGGCGTCGACGGCCTCTGCTTCCTCCCCTACGGACTCGACGAAACGGGAGACGAGGCAGCCAACGACGACGCATTCACCGTCGAGACGCGCTCGCATCCGCCGACGCACGAACGCGTCGCCAACCTCCGCGCCCTCGCCGACGAACTGTAG
- a CDS encoding DUF58 domain-containing protein — MTTQTRTERWQVGLLAALVACALGIVGNNTVLFMAASVGLAYAAYGYATAPVEASFAVSRTLGDDAPTAGQDVEVTVTVRNTSDSLVPDVRVVDGVPDAIGVVEGSPRHSATLQAGESATYSYVVRARRGRHEFDDVTVVARNVSADVESRTTVTASTAMTVNADVGDVPLADQTIPQTGMVPTDVGGEGVEFYQSRDYHHSDPMNRVDWKRYARTRELTTVEFREERAANVVVVVDVRNVCRVARREDEPDAVSLSKFAAARLVSHLLDEGNRVGLAFYGHDSEYLAPGVGDGHAVRVREMLETSTDSSFPVVTDGGFGTYDDDRRVDWLRRRLPDGSQVVFVSAVPDDEPAETARRLQASGHSVRMLAPDVTSTETAGSTVDRIQWLDRIGDVREAGVKVVAWSPDEPLRAAFQRARRRWSQ, encoded by the coding sequence GTGACGACGCAGACGCGAACGGAACGCTGGCAGGTCGGCTTGCTCGCCGCGCTCGTCGCGTGTGCGCTCGGCATCGTCGGGAACAACACGGTCCTGTTCATGGCGGCGAGCGTCGGGCTCGCGTACGCGGCGTACGGGTACGCGACCGCGCCCGTCGAGGCGTCGTTCGCGGTGTCGCGGACGCTCGGTGACGACGCGCCGACGGCCGGACAGGACGTCGAGGTGACGGTGACGGTCCGGAACACGAGCGATTCGCTGGTCCCGGACGTCCGCGTCGTCGACGGCGTCCCGGACGCGATCGGCGTGGTCGAGGGGTCGCCGCGGCACTCGGCGACGCTCCAGGCGGGCGAATCGGCGACGTACTCGTACGTCGTTCGTGCGCGCCGCGGTCGCCACGAGTTCGACGACGTCACCGTCGTCGCGCGGAACGTGAGCGCGGACGTGGAGTCTCGAACGACGGTGACGGCGTCGACGGCGATGACGGTGAACGCGGACGTCGGCGACGTGCCGCTGGCCGACCAGACCATCCCGCAGACGGGGATGGTGCCGACTGACGTGGGCGGGGAGGGCGTGGAGTTCTACCAGTCCAGGGACTACCACCACAGCGACCCGATGAATCGCGTGGACTGGAAGCGCTACGCTCGCACGCGCGAGTTGACGACCGTCGAGTTCCGGGAGGAGCGAGCGGCGAACGTCGTCGTGGTCGTGGACGTCCGGAACGTCTGTCGGGTGGCGCGACGCGAGGACGAACCCGACGCGGTGTCGCTCTCGAAGTTCGCGGCAGCGCGCCTCGTCTCGCACCTGCTCGACGAGGGGAACCGCGTGGGGCTCGCGTTCTACGGGCACGACAGCGAGTACCTCGCTCCCGGCGTGGGCGACGGGCACGCGGTCCGCGTCCGGGAGATGCTGGAGACGAGTACGGACTCGTCATTCCCGGTCGTGACCGACGGCGGATTCGGCACGTACGACGACGACCGGCGCGTGGACTGGCTGCGTCGACGGTTGCCCGACGGCTCGCAGGTCGTGTTCGTCTCGGCGGTCCCCGACGACGAGCCGGCGGAGACCGCGCGCCGCCTGCAGGCGTCCGGGCACTCGGTCCGGATGCTCGCGCCGGACGTGACGAGCACGGAGACCGCGGGGTCGACCGTCGACCGCATCCAGTGGCTCGACCGGATCGGTGACGTCCGGGAGGCCGGCGTGAAGGTCGTCGCGTGGTCGCCGGACGAACCGTTGCGGGCGGCGTTCCAGCGCGCTCGCCGGAGGTGGTCGCAGTGA